accctggtcctggagagctactgtgactgctgttttttttgtttcaaccaatctctcagttacttaattgaaccaattattggattaattagtcaagattaacatgtgttccagatctttagccattgatgatgtaaagacacctactGTATATAACCTACTGGATAGGGGCttttcaggaccagggttggagacccctgttgtAGATAGTACTAAAGACCGTGCAGGTGTCGCAAAGTCCAtgatcaaaacaaaacattaaaataaattagttctgcccCCACACctccatttccatgtttttaaattactcgagATGGCTCCAAATTCAATTATCTGCTCCGATTTCACTCCTTGTGCTTGCCTGAATTCTAAAGTTTAAATTCGGGCTGGGAGGAAATTGCATCAGAGAGCAGGAACATACCgtttaatgtgacattttggaAATGTGGAATTATTATCATGATACTTGGTAAACCATTACCTGGACGTacaactgggtgaggaacagccaaactcagctaacaaggtgaggttgctgaagacagttgtttactgtcaaaagtcatacaccatggcaagactgagcacagcaacaagacacaaggtagttatactgcatcagcaaggtctctcccaggcagaaatttcaaggcagacaggggtttccagatgtgctgtccaagctcttttgaagaaacacaaagaaacgagcaacgttgaggaccgtagacagcagtggtcggccaaggaaacttattgcagcagatgaaagacacatcatgcttacttcccttcgcaatcggaagatgtccagcaatgccatcagctcagaattggcagaaaacagtgggaccctggtacacccatctactgtccagagaagtctggtcagaagtggccttcatggaagacttacggccaaaaagccatacctccgacgtggaaacaaggccaagcgactcaactatgcatgaaaacacaggaaatagggtgcagaaaaatggcagcaggtgctctgggcTGATGAGTCaaactttgaaatatttggctgtagcagaaggcagtttattAACCGAAGGGCTgaagagtggtacacgaatgagtgtctgcaggcaacagtgaagcatggtggaggttccttgcaagtttggggctgcatttctgcaaatggagttggggatttggtcagaattaatggtctcctcaatgctgagaagtacaggcagatacttatccatcatgcaataccatcagggaggcatctgattggccccaaatttattctgcagcatgacaacgaccccaaacatacagcgaaagtcattaagaactatcttcagcgtaaagaagaacaaggagtcctggaagtgatggtatggcccccacagagccctgatctcaacatcatagagtctgtctgggattatatggACAGAAGCAaatgaggctgcctaaatccacagaaaaacGCTAAATTAGTAATCATCTTATGGATAATGTGTTAATGTGCAACTgagttttatatttctgaatttaAATTGTATCAAGTATAGATAGtaataattgtacattttttaaatgaataacttgATTGCAGCAATAGATTAACTGATTGCTTTTTTTGAGAGGCGCACTGGACATCTCTGTTCCAAATGATAGTCATTTTGGAATGCAATTTGATGTACTTGGGCACAGTTTGTAAGAATAACTGAATTCTGtgatagctgtaaaatgttttgtgttaattgattGCTATCCCCACAAATGTTAGTGCTGATTTGTAATGTGTGAGTGACTGACCACCTGATATTTATGACTTATTCATGCTGTTTAGAGGGAGGTGGCTCCTTCCTTGCATCTATTGTGCTCCGAGGAAGACCTGTGGGTTGAAACGTGTAAGCCacgtttttaaatatgtttaaataaacttgcttttattgagaattccttgGGGCTTTGGACTTAATTGAAACAGGAGTTGCTGTCTTAATTTCTCCTTtgatgggatttctcactggaggagacgtgtgtgtgtatatacatacatacatacatacatcatacatgtatgtatgtgtgtgtgtgaaaaaagatgcgatacaccttttttttttttccttttaagcgCTACACTCAGAGCAATGGACGTAGACCATTTGGAATCTCTGCCTTGATTGTGGGCTTTGACTATGATGGCACTCCAAGGTTATATCAAACAGACCCTTCTGGCACATATCATGCTTGGAAGGTAGGTGACTGCCTCTTCTGTACACAATATTGTTTCACATAGGACACATGCAAAATCATTGCTTTGGGTGTTTTCCAGCACTTCAACATCACTTGTCTAACAAATAAACCTTATGTTTAAGCTTCTCTGTACTGGTGACCTGTATGAGTTAATATCTCATGAAGCATATAAGctggcaacttcatattttcgATTGTGGAAACTCAACGGGCAAGATCTAACAGTGCTCCAGTTTGATTGGTtacctaagatggctgccatttTGAGGTCATGCCCTAACTGAGATATTGTCTTCATGTTCGAATGCAAACATTCTGATTCAAAGTTCGAACGTGGGTTCGCTAAATGAGAAATCAACCCATTGGTATTTTTTTGGTAAAGCTGCCCCTGCCACAGTGTCAGTCTCATATCTCACTATTTATATGTTCAGGGTTATACAGTTTTTGTGGACagtgtagttttgtgtttgtatttccaGGTCTTGGTGAGAGTGGTTAAATAAGCATTCTAACTGAAGGGAGAGCATGGAacaatattcaattttatttCCTCATTGTTGCACTTGTTTTACTTATAAAAGGTCCTACTGCAGATGTAAGTAGAAgtgtttaacccttagtggtccatttattcagaacacttgtcaggcacgtcaggtccaatttattttcacacgcactgttttaaaatatatatttttttcagagtaaaacaggtttaaaaggcaccgaATCGCAAAAGTTCACTCGGTACTGCATCCTCTCCTCATCACTTGTCTTATcgctaaactcctcaataatgcaatccaagtcattattttattactataacatctcaaaaaactctgcaaatgtctgtgatattctttgagcgctggatgcaaaagcagctacctcctttgtttatgtcagtgttatctctgtggtgcatgaggCTATTGGATaggccccatttttttttttctacttctgtcaggccattgaaaggttttcgcggctttttccagagaaaaaataactagagacctgtgctttacgtctttttgatgatgttggacaggatccgacatcggactggaaggggaaaattgtaatgtcggacctggcctGACATAGGACTGCAGAGGGTTAATTGTGTGCTGAATAAGAAAACTTTTGTGCACTGCCTCACTGTGTAGTCTTTTTGTGTGATCAAATGGAAGTATCTGCTGTTTAATGCATCTATCCCTCTAAACTGCACAATTGGGTACAAACTGCAACCCACATGCAGTAAGATAAGCCTGAATGAAATATAAGAAGCTTATTTCAAAacctgtttctgtttcttttgtgGACAGGCAAATGCAATTGGTCGCAGTGCAAAGACTGTGCGAGAATTTCTAGAAAAGAACTACACTGAGGAAGCAATTGCAACTGACAAAGAAGCCATGAAGCTGGCAATTAAAGCTTTGCTAGAAGTAAGTGAACCTTTTTGTTGTATGCTATTTTTGAGTCGTTTTGTTTGAAGAAAGCGTGAACACTTGCTTGTACATGTCTTTAACAACATGAAATTTGTTCTGCAGGTTGTACAGTCTGGTGGGAAGAATATTGAACTTGCTATCATCGGAAGGAATCAACCCCTTAAGGTATACGAGTGATGTGGTTCCTACTGAAGACCTGAGGAACAGAGTTCAGTATCTAGACCACTGTCCATTACAATAGTAATGGCATTTGCAAAGCTtggtggtgcagtggttaaagaaaagggcttataccaggaggttcccggttaAAATCCTGTCTCCGTAATTGTTACa
The Polyodon spathula isolate WHYD16114869_AA chromosome 9, ASM1765450v1, whole genome shotgun sequence genome window above contains:
- the LOC121321254 gene encoding proteasome subunit alpha type-7-like, with translation FKRYTQSNGRRPFGISALIVGFDYDGTPRLYQTDPSGTYHAWKANAIGRSAKTVREFLEKNYTEEAIATDKEAMKLAIKALLEVVQSGGKNIELAIIGRNQPLKILESKEIETLVAEIEKEKEEEAEKKKQKKTT